From Paenibacillus sp. PL2-23:
AACTGGCATTTGACCTTCAAGCTGCAGGACGGCTCTCTGTATTACGCTGTTGATCAGCTGCGTGACCATGGCTATATTGAAGCTGCCGAGGTCATCCCGGTACGGGGAGATAATCGGCCTGACAAAACGGTATATCGTATTACGGAGGAAGGGAAACGTGAATTTCTGGAGCTGCTCCACAAGCAGATGGAGCAGACGGCCTTCCCGCAGCATCCTTTTTTTGCTGCAATGCCGTTCCTGATGCACAGTGACCGCGAGGTGGTGAAGGCTTGCCTGTGGGGGCAATATGAAGCGTGCCTGTCCAGAATCGAGCTGCTCAGGGACGTTGCGTTGAAGAAGGAAGGCTTGTTGCCCAGAGGGTCGGTGAAGCTGATTGAAGGCATGATCAGGCTGAGCCAGGCTGAGCGGGAGTGGCTGGAGGATGTGATGGCGGAGGCGGAGAGCGGAATGCTGTTTCAGCCGAGACCGCAGGGGATATGAGAAATACGAAAATCTATACATTCTATTGTGGCGAGAAAGGGGCTGTCCGCGTTGTGGACAGCCCCTTTCTCCTATATTCGTGCGTGTTACATCCAGGCTTCTCCCCATCTCTGGATGGATTCGATCACCGGCTGTAAATCTCTGCCTTTAGGCGTTAATTCATATTCAATGCGTACAGGCATCTCCGGATACACCCGGCGGACCACGACTCCCATCGTTTCGAGTTCCTTCATCCGGTCGGTCAGCATCTTGTCGCTCATCTCGGGAATTTGTTCCTTCATATCTTTAAATCGTTTCGGGCCGCCAAGCAGCACCCGTATGATTCTACCCGTCCACTTCTTGCCTAATAAATCAGCAGCAGCCTCGTATCTTGGGCACATTGTCGAATAATCCAACAGAATCACCCCGCTTTTTGTAGTTATATTGTAGCATACGGACAAACTAAAAGTAAGTGCATATCCAGTAGGAATAACAGGCTCTATTGAAGCGTTACAGCCGGATCACAATTAACCCTGCAAGCAGGCAGAGGAAAGCGGCGATCTGCGTAGCGG
This genomic window contains:
- a CDS encoding helix-turn-helix domain-containing protein; protein product: MCPRYEAAADLLGKKWTGRIIRVLLGGPKRFKDMKEQIPEMSDKMLTDRMKELETMGVVVRRVYPEMPVRIEYELTPKGRDLQPVIESIQRWGEAWM
- a CDS encoding PadR family transcriptional regulator; its protein translation is MMRLLVLGLLMEMERHPYDIRQTIKERNWHLTFKLQDGSLYYAVDQLRDHGYIEAAEVIPVRGDNRPDKTVYRITEEGKREFLELLHKQMEQTAFPQHPFFAAMPFLMHSDREVVKACLWGQYEACLSRIELLRDVALKKEGLLPRGSVKLIEGMIRLSQAEREWLEDVMAEAESGMLFQPRPQGI